TCACACCATTAAGGGCGGATATCTGACCTATGGGTGTACCGCAGGATGGGCTGGTTGCCCTGACGGTGGTGGCGGAGGTGGAGGGGGTACGTATGACTCCTGTAATCCTAATAACTGGTATACACACAGACCTTGTGATACCAATGAGCCTATACATTGCAGTCCTTGTCAATAGGATAACAGGGATTTAGCAACCCGCTTACTGCAGATTTAATAAAGACAGAAGCCCATACATCACTGCATGGGCTTCCTTTTTAACCAGCTAAATAAAGCTCTATTTGATTTTGCAATAACTATTCAGGCAGCTTATTGCATAAGGCATAGTTGGAGTATCCTCTACCTCCGAGCCTGCCCCTCTGATATGTTTGGCGTCTACCGAAGTTATAAAACTTTTAACTTGTAAAGATTTTAGTTTGAAGTTTGTTTTTTTCATGGTTTGGTTTGATTAAATGTGCAAAAACTATTTTATAGGCCCGTCACAATTTTCCAAAAGGCTTTGGTGGTAACACACCAGGGGCTTTGTCCCTTCACCGGACGGGCATATTGTGGTTATAGGTTTTGACTGAGATGTAGGATCAACCTCCGATTTCCCACCTTTAATATCCAGCCCTTTTATTGAGGTTACGAAACTGCTTACCTTTATAGTATTCAGTTTGAAATTTTTCTTTCTCATATCATAGGGGATTGATTTGCTAAATCCTCGGATTACAGTCTTTAAACGGCTCCACACTAATCAGGGGTGTGGAATCGGTAAAGCTGTCATCTACTTCCGAACCATCGGGTTTACTATCACTCATAACCCTGCCACTCTTGATGTATGCAGAGTTCCTGAGCGTGGTGATGAAGCTCCGTACTTTCAATTCGTTAAGATTCAATCTGCTTTTTTTCATGACGTACAATAATGACTACCGAATTGCAATTTAAGACTTTATCAGATCAGAACGTCTGGCTGTTTTCCGGTAAACAAAAAAATAACGGTTTTCAGGTATATTTTAGTTAGAAATGAGTGGGTATCACCTTGTCATGAGGTAGTGAAAGATCGATAATTACATTTGTTCCCTTTCCTATATTAGAGTCAATTGTAATCTTTCCGTCCAGGGCAGCTACGCGCGACTGAATGTTCTTCAGGCCTATTCCATCCTGCTTGCCGTCATTTCTGAATCCTGTTCCGTCATCTTCAACCATGAGGTTAACATAATCATCATGCATTGTAAGGTAAATGTTGATCTCACACGCATTTGCATGTTTGATGGCATTGGTTACCAGTTCCTGGATTATCCTGTAAATATCGACCTGTATGTTTTTGTCAATGGCCTCTATTTGTTTTTTAGGGTAAAATTCGTAGTTGACCACAATTTTCCTTGTACCGACAACTTCGTTGACAAAACTTTTGATTACTTCAGTTAAGGCTGAATTGTGCAGTACGGGGGGAATAAGGTTATGCGATATCATGCGCACTTCTTCACAGGCATTATCAAGCCTCAGTGTAATGTCATTCAGTCTTTCTTTCAGTGAGCCATCACCGGTTTTCAGGCCCAGAAGATTCATTTTAATGCTGGCCAGTGTGCCACCAATACCATCATGAAGTTCCTGGGCAATTCGTTTTCTTTCATTTTCCTGCCCTTCGAGTTTGTTTTTAACAGAGTTGAGTTCCTGGTCCTTGAGCAGCTCTGTAATTTTCTGACGGCTGATTTCCTCTTTTTGGGTATGTATTAGCCTGAGACTTCTTTGTTTGTTGTTATAGTTTATCAATACAAGTACCATAGAAAGTATCAGGAGGATTGAGCCCAGGATGAGCGCTAAAAGTATAATATTCTTTTTTTCAGCTTCATGTTGAAGCAGGCTGATCTTCTGTTCATTTTGTTTGGCTTCAAACTGGTTTTGAAGTATGAGTACTTCCCTGTCTTTTTCAAGGTTCAGCAGGCTGTCCTTTAAAAGGTCAAACTTTTGATAATAGGCATATGCCTGCTCATAGTTGTTTAGTTGAGCATACGACTTTGCAATGGTCTCGTAGAACTCAATTTCGGTATCGTGGTCGTGCATACTCCTGGTGAGCTTCAGGCCTTCTTCAAGATAGGTAATAGCTGTGGCATTCTCATGTTGCAGTCTCTTAAGTATACCCAGGTTCAACAGCGACTGGCACATCACTTTTTTGTCATTATATTGCCTGGCATGCTCCAGTGATTTTTTGAGATAGAGGTCCGCTTCATGGTACTTTTCGAGATGGGTGTTTGTTTTACCTATATTGAGCTCTCTTATGGCAAGCTTTTCGGGCATATCTATTTCTTCTAGTATTTCTGTTGATTTTGAGAAGTATTCCAGTGCCCGGGTGAAGTTGTTTTCCTGGTAGTAAGAGACTCCTATATTATTCAGAATACCGGTAACCTGATCTTGCCTGTTGAGCTTTTCAAATACCGACAGAGATTGCTCGTAATAAAGCCTGGAACTATTGTATTGCTTTCTTTTCAGGTAAAAGTTACCAATACGGTTAAGGGTTGCCGCAGTTCCACTTTCGTGGGATATGGACCTGAACCTTTCCAAACCATCCATATAAGCCCTCAGCGCATTGGCATAATTGCCTTGTGACAGGTTTACAGATCCCAAGACGTTATAAGCCAGGGCCATGTGCAGATCATCATTAATACTTTCTGATAGTGTAATAGCCTTATTGCAGAAAAGTTTTGCTGAATCAAGGTTGCCGGCCTGACTATGAATAAGAGCACGAGTAATGTAAGCAGATGCTTCGGTTGAGGTCAGTCGGCTTTTTTTGCTTTCTGAGAGTGCCTTGTTATTTACAGTCAGAGCCTGTTCATAATCAGTATATCTCAATACAGACGATAGTTCTACGATAGCTTCAATCCTTAAAGAATCACTGATTTCATTGCTTTTAATTAAAGTATTCAGGCTATCAACCACATTGTGCTGTGCACCAGCTGTTATGCTCCATAGAATTAGTCCTGCCAGAAAGCATGCTTTGGATATGTTCATTCTACTATTCCGGCTTTAACGGCATGTTTAATAAGACCAGCCATGTTTTTGGCCTTTGTCTTACGCATAATATTTTTTCTGTGGCTTTCTACGGTGTGCAAGCTTATAAAAAGTGTATCAGCGATTTGGTTGGTCGTATATTCTGAAGCAATTAACCTGAGTATTTCAATTTCACGCTTGGTTAGTCTCACGTTGGCATTTTCGTCACTTTCTTCAAGGCCGGTAATGCCAGCCATTATATTATTTTTCACGCTTTCGCTAAAGTAAGTCTGTCCGTTAGCCACATGCTCTATGGCCTCAATAAGCTCGCCTTTGCCCGTGTTTTTTAGTATATATCCCGTGGCACCATTTTTAAGTATTTTTTTTATGCTTTTGCTGTCGCTATGCATGGAGAGAGCCAGGATGTGAACGTTAGGATACCTTTTTCTTACCTCTTTGCACAGCTCTTCCCCGTTGAGGTTGGGCATACTTATATCGGTGATCAGCACATCTATTTCGGAATTTTGCTCAAGCAACTCCAGCGCCTGCTCTCCGTCGCTGGCACAGGCTACAATGGAAATCCTGGGATAGTCCTTTAAAAGAGAAACTATACCATCCAGGAATAGTTTATGATCATCTACGATCATTAAGTCTATAGTTTTTGCCGTAGAAGGGAGCATAATAATGGGGTTGAAATGTACAAAATAATATGGCTAATATAGTAAAATACTTCGATTGGGAGAGGTGGGAAATTAAGGTATAACCTTACGTGGTTTGTAAATAACCGTTTTTGGATGGCTGAAATTAAAAAAATACCTGCGAGAAGGTAAAATTGAAAATAACGGTATTCAGGTATAGATTTTTGTCCTTTAATAAAAAGCCCTTCGCTTATCCCTAAAAACAGTTACTTTTAACATAAACTTACCAATAGGTTTTTACACGAAGACAGCAATACGTATTTTGGTACCCCATATAAAGAGCTATGCCTAACGCAGAAGAACAAATACAACTTAGGAGTGAGGAAGTGCAGGAAATACTGAGCCATGTGCCACACTGGTTGATCAGGTGGGGTATTACACTGGTATTCATGGTTATACTTATATTGATTGCAGCCAGCTGGTTTATAAAATATCCAGATACGGTAGCGGCACAGGTCGTGCTTACCACTCAGACCCCGCCGGTACACCTTGTAGCAAGGGCCAATGGCAGAATAAGCCTTTTGGTTGAAGATAAACAACAGGTACGGGATGAGGCGCTTCTTGGTGTAATTGAAAACCCGGCATCCACTGAAGACGTGCTAAAGCTGGATAAACAACTGGCAGAAATCAGAGAGCTGATTTATAAACGGCCGGTTAATATTGAAGCGGTGAAACTTGACGAATCACTAAATTTAGGTTCGCTCCAAAGCACCTATTCAGCATTTAACTCCATTGTTGAAGATGCTAAGCGTTACATAGCCATATCCTTTTATAGTAACCAAAGGCAGGCATTAAATAAACGTGTAGAGTATTACAGGGCACTCAATAAAGGACTTAATGAGCAGCTGTCACTGGTTGATGAAGAGATAAAAATCTCTCGGACCATATAT
This region of Fulvivirga ulvae genomic DNA includes:
- a CDS encoding pinensin family lanthipeptide — encoded protein: MKKKKLKIEELKVQSFVTQDLDDSAHTIKGGYLTYGCTAGWAGCPDGGGGGGGGTYDSCNPNNWYTHRPCDTNEPIHCSPCQ
- a CDS encoding pinensin family lanthipeptide encodes the protein MKKTNFKLKSLQVKSFITSVDAKHIRGAGSEVEDTPTMPYAISCLNSYCKIK
- a CDS encoding pinensin family lanthipeptide, which gives rise to MKKSRLNLNELKVRSFITTLRNSAYIKSGRVMSDSKPDGSEVDDSFTDSTPLISVEPFKDCNPRI
- a CDS encoding tetratricopeptide repeat-containing sensor histidine kinase — protein: MNISKACFLAGLILWSITAGAQHNVVDSLNTLIKSNEISDSLRIEAIVELSSVLRYTDYEQALTVNNKALSESKKSRLTSTEASAYITRALIHSQAGNLDSAKLFCNKAITLSESINDDLHMALAYNVLGSVNLSQGNYANALRAYMDGLERFRSISHESGTAATLNRIGNFYLKRKQYNSSRLYYEQSLSVFEKLNRQDQVTGILNNIGVSYYQENNFTRALEYFSKSTEILEEIDMPEKLAIRELNIGKTNTHLEKYHEADLYLKKSLEHARQYNDKKVMCQSLLNLGILKRLQHENATAITYLEEGLKLTRSMHDHDTEIEFYETIAKSYAQLNNYEQAYAYYQKFDLLKDSLLNLEKDREVLILQNQFEAKQNEQKISLLQHEAEKKNIILLALILGSILLILSMVLVLINYNNKQRSLRLIHTQKEEISRQKITELLKDQELNSVKNKLEGQENERKRIAQELHDGIGGTLASIKMNLLGLKTGDGSLKERLNDITLRLDNACEEVRMISHNLIPPVLHNSALTEVIKSFVNEVVGTRKIVVNYEFYPKKQIEAIDKNIQVDIYRIIQELVTNAIKHANACEINIYLTMHDDYVNLMVEDDGTGFRNDGKQDGIGLKNIQSRVAALDGKITIDSNIGKGTNVIIDLSLPHDKVIPTHF
- a CDS encoding response regulator; translation: MLPSTAKTIDLMIVDDHKLFLDGIVSLLKDYPRISIVACASDGEQALELLEQNSEIDVLITDISMPNLNGEELCKEVRKRYPNVHILALSMHSDSKSIKKILKNGATGYILKNTGKGELIEAIEHVANGQTYFSESVKNNIMAGITGLEESDENANVRLTKREIEILRLIASEYTTNQIADTLFISLHTVESHRKNIMRKTKAKNMAGLIKHAVKAGIVE